One stretch of Cottoperca gobio chromosome 18, fCotGob3.1, whole genome shotgun sequence DNA includes these proteins:
- the dmrta2 gene encoding doublesex- and mab-3-related transcription factor A1 — translation MESRITPLGLAGHRASPLGGLHVPPSLLRPPPLFLRACNPALERGYPRTPKCARCRNHGVVSALKGHKRFCRWRDCVCAKCTLIAERQRVMAAQVALRRQQAQEECEARELLLMYPGGSGVSAGETGAPQAAPAASSSTPTAHRVNVFGAENHKYDDKLSKYNLYSGFMGCPLFAPHTARLLSAAEQRDVSPNKDSRTSLNDESPSPVSDQRSEHTESPHRSLSSSDPESGSESEKPGDFRSLDRDPTDIMAKIFPHQRRDTLESMVRTCKGDLVRSIELVLSSKENKLDTEGSSLSKHPSVGLPAALGALGNRSAFSPLHMPPPTAGGDALFGLSPRLGVSPLRLTYSSANGGMAGFMSPYMTSGLMPVFPLRPPLDTYSFPGMIRDLSYLQSKESLCSTGLYTRLSSDKGLN, via the exons ATGGAGAGCAGGATCACACCGCTCGGCCTGGCCGGGCACAGAGCCAGCCCACTCGGAGGTTTGCATGTTCCCCCGTCTCTCCTGCGCCCCCCGCCTCTCTTCCTCCGGGCCTGTAACCCGGCTCTGGAGAGGGGGTACCCCCGCACCCCGAAGTGCGCCAGATGCAGAAACCACGGTGTGGTGTCCGCGCTAAAAGGCCACAAGCGCTTCTGTCGCTGGAGAGACTGCGTGTGCGCAAAGTGCACGCTGATAGCGGAGAGGCAGCGCGTGATGGCCGCGCAGGTGGCTCTGAGGAGGCAGCAAGCCCAGGAGGAGTGCGAGGCTCGGGAGCTCCTGCTTATGTACCCCGGGGGCTCCGGAGTCAGTGCCGGGGAGACAGGAGCCCCTCAGGCGGCACCGGCTGCTAGCAGCAGCACTCCAACTGCTCACAGGGTCAATGTGTTTGGAGCAGAGAACCACAAATATG ATGACAAACTGAGCAAGTACAATTTGTACAGTGGGTTCATGGGTTGCCCCCTGTTTGCCCCACACACCGCACGGCTGCTCTCTGCAGCTGAGCAGAGAGACGTGTCTCCAAACAAGGACAGCCGCACTTCACTGAACGATGAAAGTCCATCCCCGGTGTCTGACCAGCgctcagaacacacagagagtccGCACAGGTCACTCTCCTCCTCGGATCCGGAGTCAGGCAGCGAGTCGGAGAAACCCGGGGACTTCCGAAGTCTGGACCGGGACCCTACCGACATCATGGCCAAGATCTTCCCCCACCAGAGGCGGGACACCCTGGAGTCTATGGTGAGGACGTGTAAAGGTGACCTAGTCAGGTCCATTGAGCTGGTGCTGAGCTCCAAGGAGAACAAACTGGACACTGAAGGCTCGTCTCTGTCTAAGCATCCTTCTGTCGGGCTGCCTGCAGCGCTCGGTGCTCTGGGGAACAGGTCTGCCTTCTCCCCGCTGCACATGCCGCCGCCGACTGCCGGGGGGGACGCTCTGTTCGGGCTCAGCCCCCGCCTCGGTGTCAGCCCCCTCCGGCTGACCTACTCCTCTGCAAACGGTGGTATGGCAGGTTTTATGTCACCGTACATGACCTCTGGACTGATGCCAGTGTTTCCACTGCGGCCTCCCCTGGACACATACTCCTTCCCGGGTATGATCCGGGACCTTTCTTACCTGCAGAGCAAGGAGTCCCTGTGCAGCACGGGCCTGTACACGAGACTCAGCAGTGACAAAGGACTGAATTAA